One Apodemus sylvaticus chromosome 23, mApoSyl1.1, whole genome shotgun sequence genomic window carries:
- the Armt1 gene encoding damage-control phosphatase ARMT1 isoform X2, which yields MYRRIHEAIIQSPPIHDFDVFKESKEENFFESQDSIDALCAHLLQLKPVKDLGENQIQDEFFKLLQISLWGNKCDLSLSGGESSSQKANVINCLQDLKPFILINDTESVWALLSKLKKTVERPVVRVDIVLDNSGFELITDLIFADFLLSSELATEIHLHGKTIPWFVSDVTVHDFNWVVERMKSSDLESMSTCGANWETYVGMRRWVYHDHAFWTLPHPFCVMPQVAPDLYAELQKACLVLFKGDLNYRKLMGDRKWKFTVPFHQALSGFHPAPLCSIRTLKCELQVGLQPGQAEQLTASDPHWLTTGKYGVFQFDGPL from the exons ATGTACCGGAGAATTCACGAAGCCATCATCCAGAG CCCGCCAATCCATGACTTCGACGTGTTTAAGGAAAGCAAAGAGGAGAACTTCTTTGAGTCGCAGGACTCCATCGATGCTCTGTGTGCGCACTTGCTGCAGCTGAAGCCCGTCAAAGACCTCGGGGAGAACCAGATCCAGGACGAGTTCTTCAAACTCCTGCAG atttccCTCTGGGGGAATAAATGTGATCTGTCTCTCTCAGGTGGAGAAAGTAGTTCTCAGAAGGCCAATGTAATAAATTGTTTGCAGGACCTAAAGCCGTTCATTTTGATAAACGACACAGAATCTGTCTGGGCATTGCTCAGTAAGTTAAAGAAAACAGTAGAAAGACCCGTAGTTAGAGTAGACATTGTTCTGGATAATTCTGGGTTTGAACTGATTACAGATTTAATATTTGCGGACTTTTTGTTATCCTCTGAGTTAGCTACTGAGATTCATCTTCACGGGAAAACTATCCCGTGGTTCGTGTCTGACGTCACTGTGCACGACTTTAATTGGGTGGTGGAGCGGATGAAGAGCAGCGATCTGGAGTCCATGTCCACCTGCGGGGCCAACTGGGAGACCTACGTTGGCATGCGGAGGTGGGTTTACCACGACCATGCGTTTTGGACTCTGCCTCATCCATTCTGTGTGATGCCCCAGGTCGCCCCTGACTTATACGCTGAACTGCAGAAGGCATGTCTTGTTTTATTCAAGGGAGATTTGAATTATAGGAAGCTGATGGGTGACAGAAAGTGGAAGTTCACCGTTCCATTCCATCAGGCTCTGAGTGGCTTCCACCCTGCCCCTCTCTGCAGCATAAGAACATTAAAGTGCGAGCTTCAGGTTGGTCTGCAGCCTGGGCAGGCCGAGCAGCTCACGGCCTCTGATCCCCACTGGCTGACCACGGGCAAGTATGGAGTCTTTCAGTTTGACGGGCCACTCTGA